The proteins below come from a single Serratia fonticola genomic window:
- a CDS encoding LysR family transcriptional regulator: MQNRHHLELTWLEDCVALADTLNFSKAAEARYVTQPAFSRRIQSLEEWVGTPLFERNRRGVHLTKAGEVFCKQAPELIRALYTLRSETLDATGQHQPDVVFSATHALSFSFFPALLRRNEKMARLGSFRLLSDTLKACENLLARGEAQYLLCHYHPHMQMTLDAEKFVSLRLGKDRLLPYSLALPGSATPMWKIGEQKFPYLSFSNDSGLGRIIANSAVISRAKRGMEVAFTSDLAATLLAMVAAGEGVAWLPQSLAEADVDSGKIVVATDRPDDLCLPIEIRLYRPVTKMAKSVEALWQLFAKEAELAPHPNPLPQGEGAGTEPFSGTEVSL; the protein is encoded by the coding sequence ATGCAGAATCGGCATCACTTGGAACTCACCTGGCTTGAGGATTGCGTAGCGCTGGCCGATACCCTCAATTTCTCCAAGGCCGCCGAGGCTCGCTATGTCACCCAACCGGCATTCAGCCGCCGCATTCAGTCGCTGGAAGAGTGGGTCGGCACGCCGCTTTTCGAACGTAATCGGCGGGGAGTTCACCTCACCAAGGCCGGTGAAGTCTTTTGCAAACAGGCCCCCGAGTTAATCAGAGCGCTCTACACGCTGAGGAGCGAAACCCTGGATGCCACCGGGCAGCACCAACCGGACGTGGTATTTTCAGCCACCCACGCCCTCTCATTCTCTTTCTTTCCGGCGTTGCTCAGGCGCAATGAAAAGATGGCCAGATTAGGCTCTTTCCGCCTGCTGTCCGATACGCTAAAAGCCTGTGAGAACCTGTTGGCACGAGGGGAGGCGCAATATTTACTCTGCCATTATCATCCGCATATGCAGATGACTCTCGATGCGGAAAAGTTTGTTAGCCTACGCCTGGGGAAGGATCGATTGCTGCCCTACAGCCTGGCTTTGCCGGGTTCCGCAACGCCGATGTGGAAAATCGGGGAGCAAAAATTCCCTTACCTGTCGTTCAGCAATGACTCGGGGTTGGGGCGAATTATCGCCAACAGCGCGGTGATTAGCCGGGCCAAACGAGGGATGGAAGTCGCTTTTACTTCGGATCTCGCCGCCACGTTGCTCGCCATGGTGGCGGCTGGAGAAGGTGTCGCCTGGTTGCCGCAGTCGCTGGCAGAGGCCGACGTTGATAGCGGCAAGATCGTAGTTGCCACCGACCGCCCCGACGATTTGTGTCTGCCCATTGAGATACGCCTCTACCGGCCCGTGACCAAGATGGCTAAATCCGTTGAGGCACTGTGGCAGCTATTTGCCAAGGAAGCTGAATTGGCCCCTCACCCCAACCCTCTCCCACAGGGAGAGGGAGCTGGCACAGAGCCGTTTTCAGGTACAGAAGTCAGTCTTTAA
- a CDS encoding DUF4139 domain-containing protein → MTMTLFPGFKTTLLAASVLLAYTGLAQAQNVTLNDVTVFIRGAELFNSSKVTLPAGESEVVFTNIASGLNEQSLMLDADNGVVVQSFSIKRDFLTEHVSPEVEQLTKQIDDEVREQSKLNVQREVIQAQLAVLESNRALGSEKEGDSVEQVNQMLELVSRRMSEVLLADIEIKEKIAAIDKNIEKLKSQLDEAQQKTGQTVNQVVVKFYTAKAVTSNVKLSYVIPDAGWVPTYDVRVNSITQPVKLSYKANVFQNSGINWDKVNLTLSSGNPSEGAQAPKLQPWYLDFYQDYSSSKMARSIPRPAPAPLAEMAAGANAPELDGAMAPRAKSSLSDYVVTDAGGVNTRFSISLPYNIASDGKGHSVTIKDVDVQGDYRYVVVPKIEPDAFLQVQLKDWEQLNLLPGKSSIFFEGSFVGQGYINIAEAKETLDLSLGRDKKIIVNRENGKQLTSKAEFFGNSVSQQYSFVTSVKNTRKEPIKLVVMEQMPLSRDSAITIDGLKYDGASYDKDTGNVQWALDLPANQSEKFTLSYTVKYPKDKRVSNL, encoded by the coding sequence ATGACGATGACCCTCTTCCCTGGATTTAAAACCACGCTGTTGGCGGCCTCGGTGCTGTTGGCCTATACCGGCCTGGCGCAGGCGCAAAACGTCACGCTCAACGACGTGACGGTCTTTATTCGCGGTGCCGAGTTATTCAACAGCAGCAAAGTGACGCTACCGGCGGGGGAAAGCGAAGTCGTCTTTACCAATATTGCCAGCGGGCTGAACGAACAGAGCCTGATGCTCGATGCCGATAACGGCGTGGTCGTGCAATCTTTCAGCATAAAACGCGATTTTCTTACCGAACATGTGTCGCCTGAAGTGGAGCAATTAACCAAGCAGATTGATGATGAGGTGCGCGAGCAAAGCAAACTGAACGTGCAGCGGGAAGTGATCCAGGCGCAGTTGGCGGTACTGGAAAGTAACCGTGCGCTGGGTTCGGAGAAAGAGGGCGATTCCGTTGAGCAGGTTAATCAAATGCTTGAGCTGGTTAGCCGCCGCATGAGTGAGGTGCTGCTGGCGGATATCGAGATTAAAGAGAAAATCGCTGCGATTGACAAGAATATCGAAAAGCTGAAGAGCCAGTTGGACGAGGCTCAGCAGAAGACTGGCCAAACGGTGAATCAGGTGGTGGTGAAGTTTTACACTGCGAAAGCCGTGACCAGTAACGTTAAGCTGTCTTATGTGATCCCAGATGCAGGTTGGGTGCCGACTTATGATGTGCGGGTCAACAGCATTACCCAGCCGGTCAAGTTGAGCTATAAGGCCAATGTGTTTCAGAACAGCGGCATCAACTGGGATAAGGTCAACCTGACGCTTTCCAGCGGCAACCCGAGCGAAGGGGCGCAGGCGCCGAAGTTGCAACCTTGGTACCTCGATTTTTATCAGGACTACTCAAGTTCCAAGATGGCAAGGTCGATACCCAGACCGGCACCGGCTCCCCTTGCGGAAATGGCCGCTGGCGCGAATGCTCCAGAGCTTGATGGAGCAATGGCCCCCAGAGCTAAAAGCTCCCTCTCTGACTATGTGGTCACCGACGCTGGTGGTGTGAATACCCGCTTTAGCATTTCCCTGCCTTATAACATTGCCTCCGATGGTAAAGGGCATTCCGTCACCATCAAGGATGTAGACGTTCAGGGCGACTATCGCTACGTGGTGGTGCCGAAAATTGAGCCTGATGCCTTCTTGCAGGTACAGTTAAAAGACTGGGAGCAGCTTAATTTGTTGCCGGGCAAGTCCAGTATTTTCTTCGAGGGTTCGTTTGTCGGCCAGGGGTATATCAATATCGCCGAGGCCAAAGAGACGCTGGATCTGTCATTGGGCCGGGACAAAAAGATTATCGTTAACCGCGAAAATGGCAAGCAGCTGACCTCGAAGGCTGAGTTCTTTGGCAATTCGGTAAGCCAACAGTACTCCTTTGTCACCAGCGTGAAAAATACCCGCAAAGAGCCGATTAAGCTGGTGGTGATGGAACAGATGCCGCTGAGCCGGGATTCGGCGATTACTATCGACGGGCTGAAGTACGACGGTGCCAGCTACGATAAAGACACCGGTAACGTGCAGTGGGCACTGGATTTACCTGCGAATCAGTCTGAGAAGTTCACCCTGTCTTATACGGTGAAGTATCCAAAGGATAAGCGCGTGAGCAATTTATAA
- a CDS encoding 4Fe-4S dicluster domain-containing protein, translating into MNQFVIADMKQCIGCRTCEIACVMAHQGDNPLPMTAENFNPRLRVMKTLSVSVPMLCRQCENAPCLNACPNEAIYNQDGSVQVIQSRCIGCKSCMVACPYGAMEVVVNQGYGCNGVAYQRAQANKCDLCHGREAGPACVEVCPTAALTLIRPADLQAMQLEKQQRAARGSAPNLR; encoded by the coding sequence ATGAATCAGTTTGTCATTGCCGATATGAAACAGTGCATTGGCTGCCGCACCTGCGAGATTGCCTGCGTGATGGCGCATCAGGGGGATAATCCGTTGCCGATGACGGCGGAAAACTTCAATCCTCGCTTGCGGGTGATGAAAACCCTTAGCGTCAGCGTACCGATGCTGTGCCGCCAATGTGAGAATGCCCCTTGCCTGAACGCCTGCCCGAACGAGGCCATCTATAACCAGGATGGCAGCGTGCAGGTGATCCAGTCGCGCTGTATTGGCTGCAAGAGCTGCATGGTGGCTTGCCCTTATGGCGCGATGGAGGTGGTGGTCAATCAGGGTTATGGCTGCAATGGTGTCGCGTACCAACGGGCTCAGGCGAATAAATGCGACCTATGTCATGGGCGCGAAGCGGGGCCGGCCTGTGTTGAGGTGTGCCCAACGGCGGCGTTAACCCTGATCCGGCCAGCAGACCTGCAAGCTATGCAGTTGGAAAAGCAACAGCGCGCGGCCCGTGGCTCTGCGCCGAACCTGCGGTAA
- the aegA gene encoding formate-dependent uric acid utilization protein AegA has protein sequence MNQFIVAESEACIGCRSCEVACVTAHHQGAYPSKREYFTPRVKVIQGTHGNTAVFCHHCEDAPCANVCPTGAIEQSDTSIQVSQEKCIGCKACAVACPFGMMTVVTETVQPANHRLADSYQKVEAQKCDLCSELNHEPACVRACPTHALSLVDNQTLLDQQREKRLRAAARDHHSQLFGSAANQSPEAKAPKKSTPIRNLLQQPRAPRLEASKIPLELRKTSFAEIYQPFNEQQIQQQAERCLSCGKQSICSWTCPLHNQIPQWIRLASQGRIWEAAELSHQTSSLPEVCGRVCPQDRLCEQSCTLNEHGGAVTIGNIERYITETAFEMGWRPDMSAVKDSGKRVAIIGAGPAGLGCADILVRHGIKPVVFDRYPEIGGLLTFGIPAFKLKKDVMARRREIFSDMGVEFRLNTEIGKDVSMETLLNDYDALFLGVGTYKSMRSGLENEGAPGVYDALPFLIANTQQLMGYAENPQSPYINMAGKRVIVLGGGDTAMDCVRTSLRHGAEQVICAYRRDEKSMPGSKKEVKNAREEGAEFMFNLQPLSIVIDEEGKVSGIQMRRTEMGAPDSQGRRQAVPVEGSEHVVPADAVIMAFGFSPHRMGWLSEHNVMLDRQGRVVAPTVAGYPYQTSNRKIFAGGDIVRGADLIVTAIAEGRKAAESIGYYLNVL, from the coding sequence ATGAATCAATTTATCGTTGCGGAATCAGAAGCCTGCATTGGCTGCCGGAGTTGCGAGGTCGCCTGTGTGACTGCGCATCATCAAGGGGCATACCCAAGCAAGCGCGAATATTTCACCCCAAGAGTCAAGGTTATTCAGGGCACCCATGGTAATACGGCCGTGTTCTGCCACCATTGTGAAGATGCACCCTGTGCCAATGTTTGTCCAACCGGAGCCATTGAACAGAGTGATACCAGCATCCAGGTCAGCCAGGAGAAATGCATCGGCTGCAAAGCCTGTGCGGTCGCTTGTCCGTTTGGCATGATGACGGTAGTGACCGAAACGGTGCAGCCCGCCAATCATCGCCTGGCAGACAGCTATCAGAAGGTCGAGGCACAGAAATGCGATCTGTGCAGCGAGCTGAACCATGAGCCTGCCTGTGTACGTGCCTGTCCCACCCATGCACTAAGCCTGGTGGACAACCAAACGTTGCTGGACCAGCAGCGAGAAAAGCGGCTACGTGCAGCGGCGCGCGATCACCATAGCCAATTGTTTGGCAGTGCCGCTAATCAGAGTCCAGAAGCGAAAGCCCCGAAGAAATCAACGCCGATCCGTAATCTACTGCAACAGCCGCGGGCACCTCGCTTGGAAGCCAGTAAAATCCCACTTGAGCTGCGCAAAACCAGCTTTGCCGAAATCTACCAACCCTTTAATGAGCAGCAGATCCAGCAACAGGCCGAACGTTGCCTGAGCTGCGGCAAGCAGAGTATCTGCTCCTGGACCTGCCCGCTGCATAACCAGATCCCGCAGTGGATCAGGCTGGCCAGCCAGGGGCGCATCTGGGAAGCGGCGGAGCTATCGCATCAAACCAGCAGCCTGCCGGAAGTGTGTGGTCGTGTATGCCCACAGGACAGACTGTGCGAGCAATCCTGTACGCTCAATGAGCACGGGGGAGCCGTCACCATCGGCAACATTGAGCGCTACATCACCGAAACGGCCTTTGAGATGGGTTGGCGGCCAGATATGTCGGCGGTGAAAGACAGTGGCAAGCGCGTTGCCATTATTGGCGCGGGTCCGGCGGGGCTGGGCTGTGCCGATATCCTGGTGCGCCATGGCATCAAGCCGGTGGTGTTCGATCGCTATCCGGAAATTGGCGGGTTGCTGACCTTCGGCATTCCGGCGTTCAAGCTGAAAAAGGACGTGATGGCCAGAAGGCGTGAAATTTTCAGCGATATGGGCGTGGAGTTCCGTCTGAACACCGAGATTGGCAAAGACGTCTCGATGGAAACCCTGCTCAATGATTACGACGCGCTGTTCCTTGGCGTGGGGACCTATAAATCGATGCGTTCCGGCTTGGAAAATGAAGGTGCGCCGGGAGTGTATGACGCCTTGCCATTCTTGATCGCCAACACGCAACAGCTAATGGGCTATGCCGAGAATCCGCAAAGTCCTTACATCAATATGGCGGGCAAGCGGGTGATCGTACTGGGGGGCGGTGATACCGCTATGGACTGCGTCCGTACCTCACTACGTCACGGTGCTGAACAGGTGATTTGTGCCTATCGGCGTGATGAAAAGAGTATGCCGGGGTCGAAAAAGGAAGTGAAAAATGCGCGGGAAGAGGGCGCAGAATTCATGTTCAACCTGCAACCGCTAAGCATCGTGATCGATGAGGAAGGTAAGGTCAGCGGCATTCAGATGCGGCGAACCGAAATGGGGGCTCCAGACAGCCAGGGCAGGCGGCAGGCGGTACCCGTTGAGGGTTCCGAACATGTCGTACCGGCGGATGCGGTGATCATGGCCTTTGGCTTTAGCCCGCATCGTATGGGGTGGTTGTCGGAACATAATGTGATGCTCGACAGGCAAGGGCGCGTGGTGGCGCCAACGGTGGCGGGTTATCCGTACCAAACCAGTAACCGCAAGATTTTCGCCGGTGGTGACATCGTGCGCGGCGCCGATCTGATCGTGACCGCCATTGCCGAAGGGCGCAAGGCGGCCGAAAGCATCGGTTATTACCTCAATGTGCTCTAA
- a CDS encoding type VI secretion system tip protein VgrG, with protein sequence MSNKASGLRFTVSVGNLPAEAFVVVGFTLHEQFSIPFALELEVASAKPSVEFRSILDGNATLTIWRETEVQRVVNGIVISIEQGDTGLHQTRYRFSIRPSLWRAGLGHRSRIFQQQNFLEILETLLKENKISDYAHALRYPHAVREFCVQYNESDLDFINRLAAEEGIYYFFEHQNGKHTLVFSDDCAALHDGPTLPYYPDQPSTSLEEPCVTTFKRRESLRLSEVLLKDYTFKDPLWLAEFGDDARDTEHQPGRYFHYDFPGRFKSTQVGKSFARWRIQALRNDAHQGEGASNCPALQPGVRFTLENHPLEALNTRWQITQANHSGQQPQALESHAGGTGTIVTSQFAFIPHDQTWRPALLPKPRIDGAQIAIVTGPATEEIFCDEFGRVKVRFLWDRSGRTDDSSSCWIRVSQPWAGPRWGMSAVPRVDHEVIVEFLNGDPDQPVIIGRTYHASNLPPGKLPGTKTQMSIRSQTHKGEGFNELRFEDEKGQEELYLHAQKNMTAEVLHDSSARIDHDENRRIGNDRRQQIVHNDFLQVNGEKRDRVESDYSLTVNSNFHINTSNALLTEVGQEIHLKSGTKIVIETGTEITLKAGSSFIKIDPSGVTIGPTLNVGTGSPGSGRGWGGRMPDVIPIPASVPAFALNPAQVSAFKQPRAFCEECERCKQQGCAI encoded by the coding sequence ATGAGCAATAAAGCCAGCGGGCTGAGGTTTACGGTAAGTGTTGGCAACCTGCCAGCAGAGGCTTTTGTGGTGGTGGGATTTACGCTGCATGAGCAATTCTCCATCCCGTTCGCGCTAGAGCTTGAGGTGGCTAGCGCCAAGCCCAGCGTGGAGTTCCGTTCAATCCTGGATGGTAACGCGACCCTGACGATTTGGCGTGAAACCGAGGTGCAACGGGTCGTTAATGGCATCGTTATTTCCATTGAGCAAGGGGACACCGGACTTCATCAAACGCGTTACCGGTTTAGCATCCGTCCCTCGCTCTGGCGCGCCGGTTTGGGACACCGTTCACGTATTTTCCAGCAACAAAATTTTCTGGAAATCCTGGAAACCCTGCTAAAAGAAAACAAGATCAGCGACTACGCCCACGCGTTGCGCTACCCCCATGCCGTACGTGAGTTTTGCGTCCAATATAATGAAAGCGATCTCGATTTTATTAACCGCCTGGCCGCAGAAGAAGGGATTTACTATTTCTTTGAGCACCAAAATGGCAAACATACCTTGGTGTTTTCCGATGATTGCGCCGCACTGCATGATGGGCCGACGCTCCCCTATTATCCCGATCAGCCATCTACCTCGCTGGAGGAACCCTGCGTCACCACCTTTAAGCGCCGGGAAAGTTTACGCCTCTCCGAAGTGCTGTTGAAAGATTACACCTTTAAAGATCCCTTATGGTTGGCAGAGTTCGGCGATGATGCCCGCGATACTGAGCATCAGCCCGGTCGGTATTTCCATTACGATTTCCCTGGGCGTTTTAAAAGCACTCAGGTGGGTAAATCTTTTGCCCGCTGGCGCATCCAGGCGCTGCGTAACGATGCTCATCAGGGCGAAGGGGCAAGCAACTGCCCGGCACTGCAACCCGGCGTACGCTTTACCTTGGAAAACCATCCTCTGGAGGCACTCAATACGCGTTGGCAAATCACCCAAGCCAACCATTCAGGGCAGCAACCCCAAGCGCTTGAGAGTCACGCAGGCGGGACGGGAACTATCGTAACCAGCCAGTTTGCGTTTATTCCCCACGATCAGACCTGGCGCCCTGCTTTACTGCCCAAGCCACGGATTGATGGCGCACAAATCGCCATTGTCACGGGGCCAGCCACTGAAGAAATCTTTTGTGATGAGTTCGGTCGGGTGAAAGTCCGTTTTCTCTGGGATCGCTCGGGCAGAACCGACGACAGCAGTTCCTGTTGGATCCGGGTATCACAACCATGGGCGGGGCCACGTTGGGGCATGTCGGCCGTGCCACGCGTTGACCATGAGGTGATCGTCGAGTTTCTGAATGGCGATCCCGATCAGCCCGTAATTATCGGCCGCACCTATCACGCCAGCAACCTGCCACCAGGCAAGCTACCGGGCACCAAAACCCAGATGTCGATCCGTTCGCAAACCCATAAGGGCGAAGGTTTTAACGAACTGCGTTTTGAAGATGAAAAAGGCCAGGAAGAACTCTATCTACATGCGCAAAAGAACATGACAGCTGAGGTGCTGCATGACAGTTCCGCACGTATCGATCACGACGAGAACCGGCGGATAGGCAACGATCGCCGACAACAGATTGTCCACAATGATTTTCTGCAGGTTAATGGCGAAAAGCGTGACCGGGTAGAAAGCGATTATTCCCTGACCGTGAATAGCAATTTCCACATTAACACCAGCAACGCCTTATTGACGGAGGTTGGGCAGGAAATTCACCTGAAGTCCGGCACTAAAATAGTGATAGAAACCGGTACGGAGATCACCTTAAAGGCCGGTTCCAGCTTTATAAAAATCGATCCCAGTGGCGTCACGATCGGCCCCACGCTCAATGTGGGTACCGGCAGCCCGGGCTCCGGCAGAGGATGGGGTGGCAGAATGCCCGATGTTATTCCCATCCCAGCCAGCGTCCCTGCCTTTGCGCTAAATCCTGCACAGGTTAGTGCGTTTAAACAACCGCGAGCATTTTGCGAAGAGTGTGAGCGATGTAAACAACAGGGTTGCGCGATTTAA